ctctgtgtgtaatgctgctgctacactgtaatttcccagcttgggataaataaagtatatctatctatctatctatctatctatctatctatctatctatctatctacaagCATATTTTTGCAAAAGTGAAACGCCCCCACCTTAGAAACATGCGGAAAGGAGGATTGTGGTTGCTGTTATTTTAACATAAGCAGCTCCGTTGTtgtgtgtattgtttttgtataaataaacattaagctAAAATATATCTAGCGGAGTGCGGTGTGCTCCTGTGGGGTCATATCGAAAGTTCTGGTTAAAGCTGCCAATGATATAAACAAAGTTTTGGTGTGTCACATGCAGCCAGTGGGTGCCATAACAGTTTTTAAAGGGCCCTGCCATGGAAGCTGCTgtatgtgttatgtgtgtgcatgactgtgggcttttatttcctttaaatAATCAGAAATCACTGCTTTAGAATTGTTTAGTTGCTGTTagactttaatttgttgttaaatttattttaaaatgaatgaaaggcCATTATGTTGCTAAAACCTGAATTATTTTCTGTtctgtatgtgtgagagagggGGAGCAATATTTAATCTCATTAATTCTGAGAAAAGCTAGTATATGTCAGTTGATTTTGTCACTAATGTTTCTGTTATATTTGTCCTCACACAGGAAGTCACTGCCACCAGTCGCCATTATGTTGACAGACTGTTTGACCCCGACCCACAGAAAGTGCTGCAGGGAGTCATGTAAGTCCAGcagcactttatttatttttatattatcttTTTCAGTGCAGGCAGCAGTAAGTGACAGTCCGTCCTTTCAAATAGTTGGCAACAATTTGAAGAGCGTTTATTGCTGCTATTCCACCAACCAACTCACTGAAAAGTTTGACTTTGTTCAGCTAGTTAATTTGCCTTTTCTCTgactttttccccctcttttttCTGATCTGATAAAGTGCCTGTGCTGAAATACAATGGACGAGTGTGCATGACCTCTTTGTTTACATGCGTAGACTTTCATGTGACGATCTGTTTCTAAATGCATTTCACTCATCAGTATGACTTctatctctctcactctttgaCTTGATGCGGAGACCTGGACTCTGACCATCTCATCGTTATTTTTAACTTCTGACTGAGGAGACTAGCTCTGGTTACGGCGTGTACGGTCCTCTAGCTGAGCACCTGACTGACTTGACTGCCTGCTACAGCTGTACTTTTCCATGAGCCTCACTCACCTCACCTGCTATATGATATCATCTGGGGCACTTCCAGAGCAGAGGACATGCTGCATGGCAAACAAAATGCAGTGCATTCAAATGAACTGGCTCATTCTGTGTCCTACAACAATATGATGAATCTGATGTGAACCCCCTCTGTTCTAATGTGAAAATGTCAACCTGGCTGACCTCTCTCCCTTCTGTCTTTCATTGATAAGTTTGGGtggtttctatttttttcatacctTCCAGATATTACACCATGGTATAAAGTATATGAGGTATTGGTgtgaaagtaaaaagtgaaagttGTGCTGCTGGTGGTAGTCAGTTCCTGCTTAGACAAGTCTTGCTGGGTTTAAATATTTATGGATCTATAGAACTACTTTATAGTCAATGTCACCATTTGTACAAGACACAGAAATTTAAATGATGGCACATGTTGCAGCAGCAGATTTGACCTGTTACCCTCTTTAGCCACAACTTTGTATCAGTTTAACGTACCTGAATTtttgacagaatttttttatGACTAAATACCCTGGTTTACCATAATACCTTGATACCATCCAAGCCTAGCTTATGACGTCTGCTGTTCCACAGACTGCCGCTCTCTAAACAGTCTATAATTATATGATGATTACTAGCTTAACTTGTATTATCATCGGACAATACTGTGTGAAATGCATCCTAATTAAACATAATATGCTGTTGGGCaagcatgtttatattttttaataaaatttcATTTCACCTTGACAGAAGTAAAGCAAGAGTTACACTTTATACAGCCCATAGTGTAATTCTTCCCAATTTGCAGTGTAGTTTTTTGTATGGTGAACCATTGTGGAACAcaaaaagtacactgtaaattGGGAAGAATTTGCACTATACGCTGTGTGCTGTAATTTGAAGCACTACCATAttaacttttttgtgtgtgtgtgtgtgtgtgtgtgtgttcacagtgaCATGAAGAATGCTGTCATAGGAAACAACAAGCAGAAGGCAAATCTGATCGTCCTCGGAGCTGTGCCGAGGTACGTCTCTGCACACACTTTACACTTTTCTGGAAATCCTACACCTTCCACCCAAgtgggccagtagtttttctgaaatcctgctgacaaacaaacaaacaaactgaaccaaAGCATTTTCTTCCTGGATGGAGGTATTTGCAATGTCAGAATACAAACTGGAATAGAAGAAGAACTGTAAAAGCTACAGGTTATTTATCCTCCTGTCagtgaacagtgtgtgtgtgttcattgttTCCAGGTTACTGTACCTGCTCCAGCAGAGTTTGTCCAGTCTGGAGCTGCGGACAGAGTGTGCCGTGGTCCTGGGCAGCCTAGCCATGGGCACTGAGAACAACATCAAGTCCCTGGTGGACTGTCACATCATCCCTGCCCTTCTTCAAGGTTTGACCACAAAACTCATGCATGCAGATATTAACTGCAGAGGACAACATCGTGAGTGAGACACACACCTTTACAACAccactgtttgtgtttgcaggtCTTCTGTGTCCGGACCTGATCTTCATTGAAGCTTGTCTTCGATGTCTCAGAACGGTCTTCATCAGTCCGGTCACCCCTGTGCAGCTGCTCTATACTGTAGGTTCACTGTCTCTAATAGTATGTTTATAGCAAGAACAAGTCCAACTcgtaacccattgacgcctaaaacttcctgtaaaacctctgggcgattttaaaatcagcccctaaaacctgaagtttttctggaaattcaacagaagtgtcaacgcttctactaaataatagatttttcagcctctgtagcagatagaaattaaattcaaaaagtatttgagagctgatacaaatactacaaaatgacgtatccgctttccaagcttcaatgggttaattacacccatttttaaatcatatttgtgtatgattatTTTTAGGACCCCACTGTGATTCCCCATCTAATGTCTCTACTGAGCCGCTCACAGAGGACCCAGGAGTACATCACACAGATCTTCTCCCACTGTTGTAAGGTATTTGTTGGTATtcgttcacacacaaacacagtggagTCCGTCACACTTTTAGCCACACCAAGATACATTGTTGATTTGCTTTCTCTCCAGACTCCGGAGCACCAGACGGTTCTTTTCAACCACGGCGCCATCCAGAACATCGCCCCTCTACTTATCTCACCCTCTTATAAGGTAcacagctctctctctgtcactgtatatattttcctgagtGGATGATACAACCGTTAACGCACAGTttacttattttacttattattctctttttttcggACCTCATCGCCTCTCCAGGTCCGGATGCAGGCGTTAAAGTGTTTCTCAGTCCTGGCCTATGAGAACACTCAGGTCTCCATGACACTGGTGAATGGTGggtctcttctcttctcttctcttctcttctcttctcttctcttctcttctcttctcttctcttctcttctcttctcttctcttctcttctcttctctcctctcctctcctcttctcttctcttcataTGAGTTTAACTTTCCAACCCCCTATTGTCTCCGTTTTTGTTGCAGTGCTGGTGGATGGCGAGCTGCTCTCTCAGGTATTTGTCAGAATGATGCAAAGGGATCAACCCATTGAAATGCAGCTAACAGCAGCCAAATGGTAAATTCATATTAGCAAATTAAACATGACTGCATTTCCTGTATACTTTCTCTTTAAGTGTGTGACCTCTTCTCCGTCTGTTCCAGTCTAACGTACATGTGTCGAGCGGGTGCCATCAGGACGGATGACAGCTGTATAGTCCTAAAGGTCTGGCTcctctagttattattattgttatgataTTTTATCAATGGCCGTTAAATTGAGTGTGCATCTGACCTCCTGTTTTTTGTTAAGACCCTGCCGTGCCTTGTGCGGATGTGCAGTAAAGAGCATTTGCTGGAGGAGCGGGTGGAGGGGGCGGAGACGCTGGCTTACCTGATGGAGCCCGACGTGGAGCTGCAGCGGATCGCCAGCACCACCGACCACCTGGTGGCCATGCTGGCCGACTACTTCAAATACCCCAGCTCTGTGTCTGCCATCACGGACATCAAAAGGGTGTGTGAGAGGGCCTGAGATGCCCTTTACATTTGATTAGTGAGGTGATAAGGGTGCAGGTGTTACTGTAATGAtacagccagtggtggaaagtaactaagtacttttacacaagtaatgtacttaagtacaattttgaggtacttgtactttacttgagtatttccattttatgtcactttatacttctacttcactacattttaaggcaaatattgtactttttactccactacatttagctgacagctttagttactttacaggttgaggtttaacataaaaaaaacactaaatttaggtgattagacaatttttaaaataaacctcataacagaatattaagtagtcaatatgagccctaccttgagaaatgcatcattaataataataatctaatataatatttggaatatataaaataatctgagcggctccattctgcataacgagtacttttactttgatactttaagtacattttgatgctgatacttttgtactttcacttaagtacattttgaatgcaggacttttacttgtagcggagtaatttcacagtgtggtattagtacttttacttaagtaagagatctgaatactttttccacctctggatACAGTCCTAAGAGTCGACAGACAAGCTAGCTAActgtgagctaaatgctaatatcagcatgctaacatgctgttGTTTAGCAGATAAAATGTTTACAGTGTTCACCATCTTATTTTGCTCATgagcacaaaacacaaagtacagctgaggctgattgAAATATCTTCCAGCTATCTATCCCAGTCAACCTTTAAATCCCTGGAGACATCACACTAGGTtggctaaaaataataatcacaattatttttctttaataagGCCAATTAAAGGCTATTTATCCAACTAGATTATTTTGCTCAGGCAGCTATTGGCCACTTTAGTTATGCTTCCATAATCAGTGATCCTGATCCCTGACCCACTAATCCTAAGTGAGTCTGAATAGAGTTATTTGTGGTTATATTGCTGAGCTACTAATAAGTGAGTCTAATTATGAATGCGTTTAAAAGTTCTGCCACTGGTTGGCATTATGCACCAGTTTCACTTCATGCCCTCTCTGTCGTCTGCAGCTGGACCATGACCTGAAGCACGCACACGAGCTGAGACAAGCTGCTTTCAAACTTTACGCCTCGCTAGGCTCCAATGACGAGGACATCCGCAAAAAGGTCACCTTTCcttctgtctatttttttgcATATATAATACTATGCATACATATTTATATCCAAATCcatccttttgtgtttttgtcttcagATTACAGAGACCGAGAACATGATGGACCGGATAGTCAGCGGCCTATCAGAATCCAGCATTAAAGTCAGATTGGCCGCCGTCAGGTAAATTAGAAttaaattatttgattattaaagAAGTTCAATGGACATTTGTGACACCAAAGGTCCACAGAATTTGtatataatttgtatatttttgtaataaaCTGTCTTTGTAATGTACATGTTTCTATACACAGTTAAcccttttgtgttgtttttttctctttaggcTTATTCAGAATTAAATGCATTATATagtgaataaaaatataactagaaaaataaaataactaaaagtccctgaaataaaaaattaaaaaatcttttggtaacactttacaataaccatctaagcgATGgttataaatggtttataaaccaattattattaaccatttacaaaattcaatacatatttaatctttaaatgttttcaagcaatttcttaaaggtataagaatcattttgaaatcatttacatacttaatatggtgttaaaaatgttaaaatgagtgtaaagctattaataaactaataattatgcttgtttatggtaaagtaatctatttggcatttataaattatagttcaacattattacattttctattcaccattctaaatggcctatatatggtttataaatgatgattaaacattaataaactatctatttaccatctataaatgatggttattgtaaagtgttaccaatctttttgaaaaacatatttatttattgacttttttattaacaaatgtatttttagttgttttagttagtagtttttttgttttctttgtgcaGGTGTCTCCACAGTCTTTCGCGGTCGGTGCAGCAGCTGAGGACGAGCTTTCACGACCACGCAGTGTGGAAACCCCTCATGAAGGTCAGTGAAgtgatgaagacatttttaagaaGTGCATACAGCAAAACCATCTATACATCTTTGTTGGGGAAGAACCTGCATTAACATactcacataaacacaaacttaCTGAGACGTGTTGTTGTGGTTAcatgcagctgctgcagaacGCTCCAGATGAAGTCCTGGTCATGGCCTCCTCTACACTATGCAATCTACTGCTGGAGTTCTCACCCAGCaaagaggtacacacacacacacacacacacacacacacacacacatatacactaccggtcaaaagttttagaacaccccaatttttccagttttttattgaaattcaagcagttcaagtcaaatgaacagcttgaaagggtccaaaggtaagtggtgaactgccagaggtaaataaaaaaaggtaagcttaaccaaaactgaaaaataatgtacatttcagaattatacaagtaggcctttttcagggaacaagaaatgggttaacaacttaactctatggagtcttgggctattttgtccatttttgaattcttttcatgtctttgtaagtcattttgtgtcttttttggtcattttgtgtctttttttagtcattttgtgtcttttttggtcattttgtgtctttttttggtcattttgtttctttttttagtcattttgtgtctttttttggtcattttgtgtctttttttggtcattttgtttctttttttgtcattttgtgtctttttttggtcattttgtttcttttttggtcattttgtgtcttttttgtcattttgtttcttttttttagtcactttgtgtcttttttttggtcattttgtttctttttttagtcactttgtgtctttttttggtcattttgtgtcttttttttggtcattttgtgtcttttttttagtcattttgtgtcttttggtgtcttttttggtcattttgtgtctttttttggtcattttgtgtctttttttagtcctttagtccaacataaaatgtggtttttaatctttttttttttactttcaaaacactatcatgctcaataaagaattttaaatgttgcaa
This sequence is a window from Centropristis striata isolate RG_2023a ecotype Rhode Island chromosome 10, C.striata_1.0, whole genome shotgun sequence. Protein-coding genes within it:
- the armc8 gene encoding armadillo repeat-containing protein 8 isoform X1 — its product is MACLLEAPLRISVLSEVTATSRHYVDRLFDPDPQKVLQGVIDMKNAVIGNNKQKANLIVLGAVPRLLYLLQQSLSSLELRTECAVVLGSLAMGTENNIKSLVDCHIIPALLQGLLCPDLIFIEACLRCLRTVFISPVTPVQLLYTDPTVIPHLMSLLSRSQRTQEYITQIFSHCCKTPEHQTVLFNHGAIQNIAPLLISPSYKVRMQALKCFSVLAYENTQVSMTLVNVLVDGELLSQVFVRMMQRDQPIEMQLTAAKCLTYMCRAGAIRTDDSCIVLKTLPCLVRMCSKEHLLEERVEGAETLAYLMEPDVELQRIASTTDHLVAMLADYFKYPSSVSAITDIKRLDHDLKHAHELRQAAFKLYASLGSNDEDIRKKITETENMMDRIVSGLSESSIKVRLAAVRCLHSLSRSVQQLRTSFHDHAVWKPLMKLLQNAPDEVLVMASSTLCNLLLEFSPSKEPILESGVIELLCSLTQSDSPALRVNGIWALMNMAFQADQKVKVEIVRCLGTEQLFRLLSDPDTNVLMKTLGLLRNLLSTRPHIDQIMSSHGKQIMQAVTLILEAEHSIEVKEQTLCILANIADGNTAKELIMTNDDMLQKIKYYMGHSNVKLQLAATFCISNLIWNEEDGKTAQREGGIKSSQERQDKLREMGFVDILHKLTQASDPNLCDRAKTAMQQYLA
- the armc8 gene encoding armadillo repeat-containing protein 8 isoform X2, coding for MACLLEAPLRISVLSEVTATSRHYVDRLFDPDPQKVLQGVIDMKNAVIGNNKQKANLIVLGAVPRLLYLLQQSLSSLELRTECAVVLGSLAMGTENNIKSLVDCHIIPALLQGLLCPDLIFIEACLRCLRTVFISPVTPVQLLYTDPTVIPHLMSLLSRSQRTQEYITQIFSHCCKTPEHQTVLFNHGAIQNIAPLLISPSYKVRMQALKCFSVLAYENTQVSMTLVNVLVDGELLSQVFVRMMQRDQPIEMQLTAAKCLTYMCRAGAIRTDDSCIVLKTLPCLVRMCSKEHLLEERVEGAETLAYLMEPDVELQRIASTTDHLVAMLADYFKYPSSVSAITDIKRLDHDLKHAHELRQAAFKLYASLGSNDEDIRKKITETENMMDRIVSGLSESSIKVRLAAVRCLHSLSRSVQQLRTSFHDHAVWKPLMKLLQNAPDEVLVMASSTLCNLLLEFSPSKEPILESGVIELLCSLTQSDSPALRVNGIWALMNMAFQADQKVKVEIVRCLGTEQLFRLLSDPDTNVLMKTLGLLRNLLSTRPHIDQIMSSHGKQIMQAVTLILEAEHSIEVKEQTLCILANIADGNTAKELIMTNDDMLQKIKYYMGHSNVKLQLAATFCISNLIWNEEDGSQERQDKLREMGFVDILHKLTQASDPNLCDRAKTAMQQYLA